A stretch of the Capsicum annuum cultivar UCD-10X-F1 chromosome 8, UCD10Xv1.1, whole genome shotgun sequence genome encodes the following:
- the LOC107839331 gene encoding homeobox-leucine zipper protein ATHB-12, whose translation MFDVGEFSPTSSAALSAECFSSSSCFSSPSSSKKKKINSNNARRFTDEQIKSLETIFETETKLEPRKKLQLARELGLQPRQVAIWFQNKRARWKSKQLERDYSILKSNYDNLASQYESLKKEKQSLLIQLQKLNDVMKKDSIGLDSDKRADAIKKNIEMDGRPSLSFDLSEHGANGVISDDDSCIKPNYLGLNEDTDHHLLKMVEAGDSSLTSPENWGSLDEDGLLDQQPSSTTYDQWWDFWS comes from the exons ATGTTTGATGTAGGGGAATTCTCTCCAACTTCTTCAGCTGCTCTTTCTGCAGAGTGTTTCAGCAGTAGCAGTTGCTTCAGCAGTCCATCATcctcaaagaagaagaaaatcaacAGTAACAACGCGAGGAGGTTCACCGACGAGCAGATTAAATCATTAGAAACCATATTCGAAACGGAGACTAAACTTGAGCCAAGAAAGAAGCTGCAACTAGCTAGAGAGCTGGGATTGCAACCACGACAAGTTGCAATTTGGTTtcagaacaagagagctagatgGAAGTCCAAGCAGCTCGAAAGGGATTACAGCATACTTAAGTCCAATTACGACAATCTTGCTTCCCAATACGAAtctttaaagaaagaaaagcaatcCTTGCTTATCCAG TTGCAGAAGCTGAACGATGTGATGAAGAAAGATTCGATTGGGTTGGATTCAGACAAAAGAGCGGAtgctattaagaaaaatattgaaatggaTGGGAGGCCAAGCTTGTCATTTGACTTATCAGAGCATGGAGCAAATGGTGTAATATCAGATGATGACAGCTGCATAAAGCCTAATTATTTGGGGTTGAATGAAGATACAGATCATCATCTACTGAAAATGGTTGAAGCAGGGGATAGTTCTTTAACTTCTCCTGAAAATTGGGGCAGCCTCGATGAAGATGGTCTATTGGACCAGCAGCCTAGTAGTACTACTTATGACCAGTGGTGGGATTTCTGGTCTTAG